CTCATTCTGTAACTTCACCTTATCTCTCTCAGTAACCTAGGAATTTATGCATTTGCAAAGATTTTTCGTGGGAAAAATTGTGGCATCTTAGCATACTGCATACTTGATCTCCTCATTAGCCCTGCTAAACTAAGTAACATGCTCAGAATATAGATTAGATATTCCCTTAACTATATCAGTTCCCTCCATCTCTCTAGGAATCTATATATTACTGagattgcttttttttttttttcatcaacaCAAGTTATCTGTTTATCTTATGGTGAAGTTAGAATTTTACTGATATTCCTGTTTCCTCTTTCAGATGCAGCTGTGTCATCCATTGTCTCTGATAATTCTAGTCATTGTGCAGTGGCCATAGCCAGCGATGGAGGTCAGTTGCTGATATATTTGCCATGTTAACAGGCTTTGTTCATATTAAATGACTAACTTTAACTCCACCTTTAACAAGTTAGATGGATACCAAAGAAAAACTGGTAGGCCAAACCTCTTTGTAGATCTGTAAAGTAGTATATTTCTGTGATTTTTAATAGATCCAATCCAAGTACAATCATAGATTGTAAATAACTGATTAAATTTGGATTTTAAATAATGAAAGTTCCATTATATTTCCCTTCAGTATTATTCTTGAACTCCAATTCATTTTTGATCGGATGAATATTTTGTAGTTAGTTATACTCAATTTAATGACTCTGATAATCGACACAGTGagtttactattttattcttgttaattatgaagtgtgtaaattaaaaatttgaaacttttaaaaagttttacatttttcaaaataatctattgagggtataatagataaaaagaatattattttgttaaaatagacaagtaattaggaacaacaaaaaaactaataattagAAACAGAGGAAGTactatatgatatttttaagcTTGATTTCAATAAGGTAGTTTATCCTTCATCAAATCTATAACtatatactcatataatagAGAATTCTCACTTTGACTATTAAAAGAAGTACAAACAATTCGCTTTATTAATCTCAATTACACAAAggaaaattcaattaaaatacatctaaataactagttttatataaatactatTTGTCAAATATTATACCAAACatctaatatttatttgaaaacttCTAGTGAGTTGCCTACTGGTGATGCATAGTAGTAGAAAAAGTCCAATCAAGTTGGCATATTCTAAAGTTGCCAACGCAAAGAATCGCAGTCAACACTACAAGAccaaaaaaacaatcaaaactTCGATGTAAAACTGAATTCAAACAAAATTagacaagaaaaaaatgagagatttATAAGCATAAAGCACTAAACcataatttattgatattaaaagATAATCTCAAAGTTTGGAACTAAaccttatataaataaaaaaataaaaataaaaatactcctaTGATGTCTCAGAGAAGGCAATCAAAAGCTGCTCCACATAGCAGCAGCAGCAATATGAAACCTAAATCCTcaactaaaattaaaacaagTAGAATCCAGTTCTAGTTAACTCATGAGTGTCTTAGTCGTCGAAGAAAATGAGCAAAAGCTATAAATAGCATCTACTTTTTAGTCTTTGCTGGACCATCGGCGATGGACAGCTTAGCCAAGTTGTCCCCAGTAGGGTTAAGCTCATCCCAAGCTTCGATCCACGTGACCATAGCATCTCCTAGCTTGGTGAAATACGGATCGATCTTGGAAAGTTTTTCCTTAACCTGCTTTGAGAGCTCGAGGTAGCATTGCTGGACGGTTGTACACTCTTTAGGAAGCGTTGCAGTCTGGAAGAAGGGGATGATCTCCTCTTGCCAGAAGATACCGTTGTACTCCTTTTTGAGGTTAACGAATGGGTTGCTAGCTTTGCTGTGCCATATGTAGGGCAGACCAGTCTTGATTCCTAGTCCCAAATGGTCACATATGACCTACAAATTTGACGTTATTTTACGTCAGAATTCTCAATGCTTCATAAAAACATCAAATGGTTGACTCAAGGAAATATAGGAAGTATCCATTCATACCTTGGTACACCAGCCGGCCCACATATCGTCGTAACGACCAATTGGCTGACCGTCACCCATGAGACCAAAGTACATTGCAGGTCCAATGAGATCACGGTCAAAGGCCAAGTTCATTCCACACATAGGGAACAAAGTGCCCTTTGGAATCGTCATGACAGCGTCAACGTATCTGGAACAACAAGATATTAATGGTGATTGAGTAAGTATAGTTTCAAAGGTACGAGTAACCAGATAACTCATGAAAAGTGTACATACCTAGTGTTCCTCTCATGAGGCTTAACAAGCTGCGTGGGAGCATCGTAGTCAGGGATGTTGAGCCACAATCCATGAGAAACAGCTGTTGGAGCACCCTCACGCATGCTGAAAGGGTAGCCACGGACAAAATCTGCACCATCTCTGTATGGATCATACAGAGTGTTGAAGAAGTGCGGAGTAGATGGGCACAGGAGGTTCTTGATGTGCTGCTCAAGTGCATTGATATCCTTACCAGACGGGTCCTTGGCCACCTTCACATCAGCAGACAAAATTTCAGCTTGTGGGCAAGAATACCGAAACAAACTAATCGAATAGAACATTCAAAACATTAATCTCAATCCTAACAACATTTAACTAAACAGGAAAGCAGAATCAAAACAATGCCAAAGCATAAACTTTCATTACAAATCTAGCACCTCTATTATGTGTAACATATGCCAAAGACTTAGTCTTAATGGTACAAAAGAGTAAGATCTGTCACCACACTTGATTTCACATAAAAATTATACAGATCCATCAAAACTTCCACACGGAGAATAtgaatacacacaaaaaaaaaactatcaaacCCCTCAATATTCACCAAGATCCAATTTTTAACCTTCCCCACaacaaactaaaacaaaataaaggcATAACAACCAAACACAATTCAGCATAAGAGATCCATAACAATTACCAAATCACATTACTAAATTTGGTCATCATAAACCCTAGAAAAACCCCAAATCCAATACTTTAAACCTCCTCAAAATTCACCAAGATCCAATTGTTAACCTTCCAACACTCAAAAACCCCTCAAAATTCACCAAGATCCAATCTTTATCCTTCCAACACTTTAAAACCTCCTCAAAATTCACCAAGATCCAACTTTTAACCTTCCAACACTTTAAAACCTCCTCAAAATTCACCAAGATCCAACTTTTAACCTTCCAACACTTTAAAACCTCCTCAAAATTCACCAAGATCCAACTTTTAACCTTCCAACACTTAAAAAAACCCTCAAAATTCACCAAGATCCAATTTTTATCCACCCCCACCACAAATCAAACTTAAAtaatcacaaaaaatataaatcaatgcaaaaaaaaaacaatctttaggaaaaaaaaaagaagaaatactCACAAAGCAATCATCATCAATGGTGTAGATATACTTCTTCTTAGACACCATATACCCAAAACACCTACAAGCAGAATCCTTAAAAGAGATACAAGAAGCTTTAGGACCCAAAATCCTGTTAATGTCATTACGATTATAAAGCTCATAATCAAATCCTTCAGGGACCTTAATGGTCTTTGAAGGA
The window above is part of the Solanum pennellii chromosome 5, SPENNV200 genome. Proteins encoded here:
- the LOC107020722 gene encoding probable UDP-arabinopyranose mutase 1; its protein translation is MAAATPLLKDELDIVIPTIRNLDFLEMWRPFFQPYHLIIVQDGDPSKTIKVPEGFDYELYNRNDINRILGPKASCISFKDSACRCFGYMVSKKKYIYTIDDDCFVAKDPSGKDINALEQHIKNLLCPSTPHFFNTLYDPYRDGADFVRGYPFSMREGAPTAVSHGLWLNIPDYDAPTQLVKPHERNTRYVDAVMTIPKGTLFPMCGMNLAFDRDLIGPAMYFGLMGDGQPIGRYDDMWAGWCTKVICDHLGLGIKTGLPYIWHSKASNPFVNLKKEYNGIFWQEEIIPFFQTATLPKECTTVQQCYLELSKQVKEKLSKIDPYFTKLGDAMVTWIEAWDELNPTGDNLAKLSIADGPAKTKK